One segment of Nostoc piscinale CENA21 DNA contains the following:
- a CDS encoding tetratricopeptide repeat protein, whose translation MSNFHNGLRLHKINLTAFFTAILTIYLTPVNLPLLFFSSPVLAQTSNNQAQQANTLIRQAVALLGNKQITPARQTLQQALSIYQQINDRQGESVALVFLGISYEQENNYKTAIDYYEKSWQIIQKLPKRPNAGEILVKLANAHRLQKKLQSSDTILSTIFSPRPAKPR comes from the coding sequence ATGAGCAATTTCCACAACGGGCTACGCCTACACAAAATAAATTTAACCGCATTTTTCACAGCTATTTTGACTATTTATCTTACCCCGGTAAACTTGCCTTTACTATTTTTTAGTTCACCAGTATTAGCACAAACATCTAATAACCAAGCACAACAAGCAAATACATTAATTAGACAAGCGGTTGCACTTTTAGGTAACAAACAAATCACTCCAGCAAGGCAAACTTTACAACAGGCTTTAAGTATTTATCAACAAATTAATGATCGTCAAGGTGAGTCTGTTGCTTTGGTATTTTTAGGAATTAGTTATGAACAGGAAAATAACTATAAAACAGCAATTGATTATTATGAAAAATCTTGGCAGATAATCCAAAAATTACCTAAACGCCCCAATGCAGGCGAAATTTTAGTTAAGTTAGCTAATGCTCACCGCCTACAAAAAAAACTACAATCAAGCGATACAATATTATCAACAATATTTAGCCCTAGACCAGCAAAACCAAGATAG
- a CDS encoding tetratricopeptide repeat protein — protein sequence MSDIYIRKSKIILIAFNTFLVTIAPTFANNSYKFLFTKQVLAQTFTNHQAEADKLWLKGIEQFDNIQFSAALQSWEQALSLYRKNKDRQSEGRILGNIGIAYSYLYNYNKAIDYLQKSLLIAQEIKDRQGESLALGYLGFTHSYYLFRDYQKALEYYTKSLDIAKEIKYRQGELWNLENLGDFYFYYTYLIWKHAIIFDKKAIESYEKSLAIAKEINDYQGQVSALMNLYKSYLTLGDYETAIKYKQEYLDLIKKLPTPLPANLLPPLRTSQALTKTTAFLKAEAERINGEGLNSYQNLDFETTLESWQKSLNLYIKIKDSYGESKTLRYLGMSYIDLGNFPTAIDYFQKSLAIARKAKDRYNESWSLGFLGLVYIKMVESAKAIDFLNQSLVFNKEIKDDNTEFFILDNLTNRELWLLSNLGKAYFLAGDYAKALEKYQQSLKIARETQNSYMEATALGNIGNLHLQETNYSKAIDYLERSSEIFLKRTVSEQNGYQERGEILTKLGNAYRKSGNLDEAVKALYYAIDTWEDVRKKFNRYQ from the coding sequence TCTAGTAACAATTGCACCGACATTTGCAAATAATTCCTACAAATTTCTCTTTACAAAACAGGTTTTAGCGCAAACATTTACAAATCATCAAGCTGAAGCAGATAAACTCTGGCTCAAAGGTATTGAACAGTTTGATAACATTCAATTTTCAGCAGCATTACAATCTTGGGAACAAGCATTGTCTCTGTATCGAAAAAATAAAGACCGTCAAAGCGAAGGGAGAATTTTAGGAAATATAGGAATTGCTTACAGCTATTTATATAATTACAATAAAGCTATTGATTATCTTCAAAAATCTTTACTTATTGCCCAAGAAATTAAAGACCGTCAAGGCGAAAGCTTGGCTTTAGGCTATTTAGGCTTTACTCATTCTTATTATTTATTTAGAGACTATCAAAAAGCCCTTGAATACTATACAAAAAGTTTAGATATAGCGAAAGAAATCAAATATCGTCAAGGTGAATTATGGAATTTAGAAAATTTGGGAGACTTTTATTTTTATTATACTTATTTGATTTGGAAACATGCAATTATCTTTGATAAAAAAGCGATTGAATCTTACGAAAAATCTCTAGCGATCGCCAAAGAAATAAATGATTACCAAGGACAAGTATCTGCCTTGATGAATTTGTATAAATCTTATTTAACTTTAGGTGATTATGAAACAGCAATTAAATACAAACAAGAATATCTAGATTTAATCAAAAAACTTCCCACACCTTTACCAGCTAATTTACTCCCACCATTAAGAACATCACAAGCATTAACCAAGACTACTGCGTTTCTTAAAGCTGAAGCTGAACGAATAAATGGAGAAGGATTGAACTCGTATCAAAATTTAGATTTTGAAACAACATTAGAAAGTTGGCAAAAATCTCTAAATCTATATATAAAAATCAAAGACTCCTACGGAGAAAGTAAGACTCTAAGATATTTAGGGATGTCCTATATTGACTTAGGTAACTTTCCTACTGCTATTGACTATTTTCAAAAGAGTTTAGCTATTGCTAGAAAAGCTAAAGACCGTTACAACGAAAGTTGGAGTTTGGGATTTTTAGGGCTGGTTTATATCAAAATGGTTGAATCAGCTAAAGCTATTGATTTTTTGAATCAAAGCCTAGTATTTAACAAAGAAATTAAAGATGATAATACAGAATTTTTTATATTAGATAATTTGACTAATCGAGAATTATGGCTATTGAGTAATTTAGGTAAGGCTTATTTTTTAGCGGGTGATTACGCTAAAGCTCTTGAGAAATATCAGCAATCCTTAAAAATAGCAAGAGAAACTCAAAACTCTTATATGGAGGCAACTGCTTTGGGTAATATAGGAAATCTTCATCTTCAAGAAACTAATTATTCAAAAGCAATTGATTATTTAGAAAGAAGTTCAGAAATTTTCTTAAAAAGAACTGTATCAGAGCAGAATGGTTATCAAGAGAGAGGTGAAATTTTAACCAAGCTAGGCAATGCTTATCGTAAATCTGGCAATCTTGATGAAGCGGTCAAAGCACTATATTATGCAATTGATACATGGGAAGATGTCAGAAAAAAATTTAACAGATATCAATAA
- a CDS encoding caspase family protein, with protein sequence MSNIKRRHFLQFSAATFAALGLSQWDIMQQGNNLGKVLAQNTGRKLALLVGINEYSEDDGLSPLFGCVTDVRLQQELLIHRFGFKPQDILTLTDKQATRQGILTAFEEHLIKQAKPSDVVLFHFSGHGTRVKDPDSDAPDGLNSTFIPIDGKLPPNGRGSVNHIMGHTLFLLMSALKTENVTVVLDSCHSGGGKRGNLRVRSVNGGTSLQPSPEELEYQRQWLKRLGLSPQEFIQKRRQAVAKGVVIASARSDQFAADAPFEGFHAGAFTYLLTQYLWQQTGNESVNSAIANIGRSTKILARENGNLQDPEFELNLSRNKNNPPIYFIPIQAVPAEAVVTQVKGNQVQLWLGGIDPQSLEAFTDNPLFSVVNPQGDEVALIKLESRQGLIGKGTLVNTGTRQPLKLKPGALLQERIRSIPNNPTLKIGIDESLNNNNAQQAIKALKSLKRVEPQLLGKQAVQYILGQMTQPKYQELQKKGISQLPEVGSFGIFLPSQDEIIPKSFGQAGESVTEAVKRLQPKFKSLLAARVVKQILGNINSSRINVAVSMNVADSNELLAESFPVRGSISKQPKPPKAAIKLSNSGLTQLAVGTKIAFKIQNNENQPIYVSILVIDAEGEMTVIFPNNWSATQNAALVEAQKTKLIPQTDDEFILAVDRPLGISEALIIASTTPLRNSLLALQKIASLRNVANRSTPIAVTDEILDVTNNILDDLDAGTRGGISAQQVQLPSGVRGIDSKKLAAMSISFEVVDSKNN encoded by the coding sequence ATGTCTAATATCAAACGCCGCCATTTTCTGCAATTTTCTGCTGCTACCTTCGCCGCATTGGGTTTAAGCCAATGGGATATTATGCAGCAGGGTAATAATCTGGGTAAAGTTTTGGCACAAAATACAGGTCGTAAACTAGCTTTATTAGTAGGCATTAATGAGTATTCTGAAGATGATGGTTTGTCGCCTCTGTTTGGTTGTGTTACTGATGTCAGACTACAGCAAGAATTATTAATTCATCGTTTTGGCTTTAAACCCCAAGATATTCTCACCCTGACTGACAAACAAGCCACTCGTCAAGGCATCCTGACAGCATTTGAAGAACATTTAATTAAACAAGCCAAGCCCAGTGATGTAGTATTATTTCACTTTTCTGGACATGGTACACGAGTCAAAGATCCAGATAGTGATGCACCCGATGGACTGAATAGTACATTTATTCCGATAGATGGCAAATTACCACCTAACGGACGCGGTTCGGTAAATCATATTATGGGACACACATTGTTTTTGTTGATGTCTGCATTAAAAACTGAGAATGTGACTGTTGTACTAGACAGTTGTCATTCTGGTGGTGGTAAACGGGGAAATTTGCGCGTTCGTTCGGTGAATGGTGGTACATCACTACAACCCAGTCCAGAAGAATTGGAATATCAACGCCAATGGCTGAAGCGCCTGGGACTTTCACCGCAAGAATTTATCCAAAAACGCAGACAAGCGGTGGCGAAGGGAGTTGTGATTGCTAGTGCTAGAAGTGATCAGTTTGCGGCTGATGCACCGTTTGAGGGCTTTCATGCTGGGGCGTTTACTTATTTGTTGACACAGTATCTTTGGCAACAAACTGGTAATGAATCTGTAAATAGTGCGATCGCAAATATTGGACGCAGTACTAAAATATTAGCGAGGGAAAATGGTAATCTCCAAGACCCAGAGTTTGAATTAAATCTTAGCCGCAACAAAAACAACCCACCGATTTATTTTATTCCGATTCAAGCTGTGCCGGCTGAAGCTGTTGTGACTCAAGTTAAGGGTAATCAAGTTCAATTGTGGTTGGGTGGTATAGATCCACAAAGCTTAGAAGCCTTCACAGATAATCCCTTATTTTCCGTTGTCAATCCTCAAGGTGATGAAGTTGCTTTAATCAAATTAGAATCCCGTCAAGGATTAATTGGTAAAGGTACATTAGTCAATACAGGTACACGCCAACCTTTAAAATTAAAGCCAGGAGCTTTATTACAAGAACGGATTCGCAGTATTCCCAATAATCCTACTTTAAAAATAGGTATTGATGAATCTCTCAATAATAATAATGCCCAGCAAGCAATCAAAGCTCTCAAATCCTTGAAGCGTGTTGAACCGCAACTTTTAGGGAAACAAGCAGTACAGTATATTCTAGGGCAGATGACTCAGCCTAAATATCAAGAATTACAAAAAAAAGGCATTTCTCAGTTACCAGAAGTTGGTAGTTTTGGTATATTTCTCCCTAGTCAAGATGAAATTATTCCTAAGTCTTTTGGTCAAGCTGGTGAATCTGTTACTGAAGCTGTAAAACGTTTACAGCCGAAGTTCAAATCATTACTGGCTGCCAGAGTAGTTAAGCAAATTTTGGGTAACATTAATTCATCCCGCATTAACGTTGCTGTTTCGATGAATGTGGCTGATAGCAATGAACTACTAGCAGAATCTTTCCCAGTTCGCGGATCTATCTCGAAACAGCCAAAACCACCAAAAGCTGCTATTAAATTGTCTAATTCCGGCTTGACTCAACTTGCTGTCGGCACCAAAATTGCTTTTAAAATTCAAAATAATGAAAATCAACCAATTTATGTCAGCATTTTAGTAATTGATGCGGAAGGAGAAATGACGGTTATATTCCCTAATAATTGGTCTGCCACCCAAAATGCGGCTTTAGTAGAAGCACAAAAAACAAAACTCATTCCCCAAACAGATGATGAGTTTATCTTAGCTGTTGATAGACCTTTAGGAATTTCAGAAGCGTTAATTATTGCTAGTACAACACCCCTAAGAAATTCACTTTTAGCCTTGCAAAAAATTGCTAGTTTAAGAAATGTCGCTAATCGTAGTACTCCTATTGCTGTAACCGATGAAATTTTAGATGTAACCAACAATATATTAGATGATTTAGATGCAGGCACTCGTGGCGGTATTTCTGCACAGCAAGTACAATTACCATCAGGAGTGCGTGGTATTGATAGTAAAAAATTAGCCGCAATGTCTATTTCTTTTGAGGTTGTTGATTCTAAAAATAACTAA
- a CDS encoding CHAT domain-containing protein, with amino-acid sequence MLTAYKKNYNQAIQYYQQYLALDQQNQDSQNRIAALGNLGRTYAALNNLPQALDYYQQALALSRATNNRQSELISLLNLGETYLNLENYAAAIEVSQKGLVIAKELTNSTAVIDFLRHISSAYYFIADYNQAIQYNQQSLEIARIIQDKDSERQTLNSLGNIYYYLNDYDKAIHYYEQVLSIARSQSNRRSEGLALGNIGLAYINKGEAAKAIDYLEKDLAVSRTVGDRLNESQTLGYLGSAYLQVNNYSKSVEYYQQALVATREAKYTRGEGITLYNLSIPLIELGKLQEAEKALYSSIEIWESLRERLGQNDSYKISFFEQPIQAYQLLQRVLIAQDKTNEALEVSERGRARAFIDLLSSRQPRNRTRGNAPQLPTVAKPTLSLLKQIAKQQNATLVQYSIDSKTIFNLGGSGKVGNIDQAIYIWVVKPTGEISFRITDLRPLQEKDKTSLAELVTVSRQSIGVRGRGGIQVTANPNVTKAKNSFRQLHDLLIKPIADILPNKESEKVIFIPQESLFLVPFSALQDEQGKYLIQKHTILTAPSIQVLDLTRKQKLGHQNSSQGEVLIVGNPTMPKVALEPGKPLVQLPALPGAEKEAKEIAPLFKTKAITGSQATKAAILQQISKARIVHLATHGLLDDNQGLGSAIALAPSGKDNGLLTAEEILNLKLNADLVVLSACDTGRGRVTGDGVIGLSRSLISAGVPSVIVSLWAVDDNSTSFLMTEFYKNLQQKQDKATALRQAMLTTMKQDKYQNPLHWAAFSLIGEAE; translated from the coding sequence ATGCTCACCGCCTACAAAAAAAACTACAATCAAGCGATACAATATTATCAACAATATTTAGCCCTAGACCAGCAAAACCAAGATAGTCAAAATCGCATAGCCGCCCTCGGAAATTTAGGGAGAACTTACGCCGCCCTGAATAATTTACCACAAGCTCTTGATTATTACCAACAAGCTTTAGCACTTTCGAGAGCTACTAATAACCGACAAAGTGAGTTAATATCGCTGTTAAATCTAGGTGAGACTTATCTTAATTTAGAAAACTATGCTGCTGCTATTGAAGTTTCTCAAAAAGGCTTAGTCATTGCTAAAGAATTAACTAATAGTACAGCAGTTATAGATTTTCTACGACATATCAGCAGTGCTTATTATTTTATTGCTGATTATAATCAAGCGATTCAATACAATCAGCAGAGCTTAGAAATTGCTCGAATAATTCAAGATAAAGATAGTGAACGTCAAACACTCAACTCTCTTGGCAATATTTACTATTACCTCAACGATTATGATAAAGCGATTCATTACTATGAGCAAGTTTTGTCTATTGCGCGTTCCCAATCTAACCGTAGATCCGAGGGATTAGCATTAGGAAATATTGGACTAGCATATATTAATAAAGGTGAGGCGGCAAAGGCAATAGATTATTTAGAAAAAGATTTGGCAGTATCTAGAACAGTAGGCGATCGCCTCAACGAAAGTCAAACTTTAGGCTACTTGGGCAGTGCTTATCTGCAAGTGAACAATTATAGTAAGTCTGTAGAATATTATCAGCAAGCTTTGGTAGCTACGAGAGAGGCGAAATATACTAGAGGGGAAGGAATTACACTCTATAATTTAAGTATTCCTTTGATAGAGTTAGGCAAACTCCAAGAAGCAGAAAAAGCTTTATACTCTTCCATTGAAATCTGGGAATCACTGCGCGAAAGATTAGGACAAAATGATAGTTATAAAATATCATTTTTTGAGCAGCCAATTCAAGCTTATCAATTATTACAAAGAGTTTTAATTGCCCAAGATAAAACGAATGAAGCTCTAGAAGTTTCGGAACGAGGTAGAGCAAGAGCGTTTATAGATTTATTATCTTCCCGCCAGCCTAGAAATAGAACTCGCGGTAATGCACCACAATTACCAACAGTAGCAAAACCAACATTATCCCTTCTTAAACAAATCGCTAAACAGCAAAATGCTACTCTCGTTCAATACTCGATTGATTCTAAAACCATCTTTAACTTAGGAGGTTCAGGAAAAGTCGGAAATATTGACCAGGCAATATATATTTGGGTAGTAAAACCCACAGGTGAAATTAGCTTTCGCATAACTGACCTCAGACCCTTACAAGAAAAAGATAAAACTTCTCTTGCAGAATTAGTGACAGTGAGTCGTCAATCAATTGGTGTTAGAGGACGCGGCGGAATTCAAGTTACGGCTAACCCAAATGTCACCAAGGCAAAAAACTCTTTTAGACAATTACATGACTTATTAATTAAACCCATCGCCGACATTTTACCTAACAAAGAAAGCGAAAAAGTGATTTTTATTCCTCAAGAATCTTTGTTTTTAGTTCCCTTCTCGGCACTGCAAGATGAACAAGGCAAATACTTAATTCAAAAGCATACAATTCTCACCGCGCCATCAATTCAAGTCTTAGATTTAACTCGTAAACAAAAGTTAGGGCATCAAAATTCGAGCCAAGGAGAAGTTTTAATCGTGGGTAATCCCACAATGCCAAAAGTAGCTTTAGAACCTGGTAAACCATTGGTACAATTACCAGCGTTACCAGGTGCAGAAAAAGAAGCAAAAGAAATTGCACCGTTGTTCAAAACTAAAGCAATTACTGGTAGCCAAGCGACAAAAGCTGCCATTCTACAGCAAATTTCAAAAGCGCGAATTGTGCATTTAGCAACCCACGGCCTATTAGATGATAACCAAGGATTAGGAAGCGCCATAGCCCTCGCACCCTCCGGTAAAGATAACGGTTTATTGACAGCAGAAGAAATCCTCAATTTAAAATTAAATGCAGACTTAGTAGTTTTAAGTGCTTGCGACACCGGACGCGGGAGAGTAACAGGTGATGGTGTAATTGGTTTATCTCGTTCTTTAATTAGTGCTGGTGTTCCAAGCGTCATAGTTTCTTTATGGGCAGTTGATGATAACTCGACATCGTTTTTAATGACCGAATTTTATAAAAATCTCCAACAAAAACAAGATAAAGCCACTGCATTACGCCAAGCCATGTTAACAACAATGAAGCAAGATAAATATCAAAATCCCTTACATTGGGCTGCTTTTAGTTTAATTGGTGAAGCTGAGTAG
- a CDS encoding CHAT domain-containing protein, giving the protein MSEKNLTDINKISVFETQADAYQILQQVFIEQQNYDNALETAEKGRARAFVDLLNTRLSTKTNDSITQDLGTQLPNVQEVAQQQNATLVEYSIIYDEFKIQGKQQTKESELYIWVIKPTGKGTFQKVDIKPLWQKENTTLSQLVTMSRQSIGVRGRGIIISQNPDTLKTKQRFRRLHELLIKPIAEFLPTKESEKVIFIPQASLFLVPFPALQDKQGKYLIEKHTILTAPSIQVLDLTRKQKLASQELSKEEILVVGNPTMPKLALEFGKSLEQLPSLPGAEQEAKNVAAIFKTQALIGKEASKTTILEKISQARIIHFATHGLLDDNRGLGSAIALAPSDKDNGLLTAEEILNLKLNADLVVLSACDTGRGRVTGDGVIGLSRSLISAGVPSVIVSLWAVDDNSTSFLMTEFYKNLQQKQDKVSALRQAMLTTMQKYPLPKNWAAFTLIGESE; this is encoded by the coding sequence ATGTCAGAAAAAAATTTAACAGATATCAATAAAATATCTGTTTTTGAAACACAAGCTGATGCTTATCAAATATTACAACAAGTTTTCATTGAGCAGCAAAATTATGATAATGCTCTAGAAACTGCTGAAAAAGGTCGTGCAAGAGCATTTGTTGATTTACTAAATACACGTTTATCTACTAAAACTAATGATAGTATTACCCAAGATTTAGGAACTCAATTACCGAACGTGCAAGAAGTTGCTCAACAGCAAAACGCAACACTTGTTGAATATTCAATTATTTATGATGAGTTTAAGATTCAGGGTAAACAACAAACTAAGGAATCAGAACTCTACATTTGGGTAATCAAACCCACAGGTAAAGGTACTTTCCAAAAAGTGGATATCAAGCCTCTGTGGCAGAAAGAAAATACGACTCTTTCTCAATTAGTTACCATGAGTCGTCAATCTATTGGTGTCAGAGGGCGTGGTATTATTATCAGTCAAAATCCTGATACTTTGAAAACAAAACAAAGATTCCGAAGACTACATGAACTACTAATCAAACCTATTGCCGAATTTCTCCCCACAAAAGAAAGCGAAAAAGTTATCTTCATCCCTCAAGCTTCTCTGTTCCTTGTTCCCTTTCCTGCATTACAAGATAAACAAGGCAAATACTTAATTGAAAAACATACAATTCTAACTGCACCATCAATTCAGGTTTTAGATTTAACCCGCAAACAAAAGTTGGCAAGTCAGGAATTGAGTAAAGAGGAAATTTTAGTAGTGGGTAATCCGACAATGCCAAAATTAGCCTTAGAATTTGGCAAATCGTTGGAACAATTACCATCCTTACCAGGTGCAGAACAGGAAGCTAAAAATGTTGCTGCAATATTCAAAACTCAAGCACTGATAGGTAAAGAAGCCAGCAAAACAACTATTTTAGAGAAGATTTCGCAAGCAAGAATTATTCACTTTGCTACTCACGGTTTACTTGATGATAACCGGGGATTGGGAAGTGCCATAGCATTAGCACCTTCCGATAAGGATAACGGGTTGCTTACTGCTGAAGAAATTCTCAATTTAAAATTAAATGCAGACTTGGTTGTTTTAAGTGCTTGCGATACCGGACGTGGGAGAGTAACTGGTGATGGTGTTATTGGCTTATCTCGTTCTTTAATTAGCGCAGGTGTTCCTAGTGTTATCGTTTCTTTATGGGCAGTTGATGATAACTCGACATCGTTTTTAATGACCGAATTTTATAAAAATCTCCAACAAAAACAAGATAAAGTCAGCGCATTACGCCAAGCTATGCTGACAACAATGCAGAAATATCCTCTCCCAAAAAATTGGGCTGCATTTACCTTAATTGGTGAATCTGAATAG
- a CDS encoding ChaB family protein yields the protein MPYQQIDELPDSVKDHLPKHAQEIFRAAFNNAETEYDDEESAFRVAWSAVKRDYEKGEDGQWHKKPNN from the coding sequence ATGCCATATCAACAAATTGATGAATTACCAGATTCAGTAAAAGACCATTTACCCAAACACGCCCAAGAAATATTCCGGGCTGCATTTAATAATGCGGAAACAGAATATGATGATGAAGAAAGTGCTTTTCGGGTTGCTTGGAGTGCAGTAAAGCGCGATTACGAAAAAGGCGAAGATGGACAGTGGCACAAAAAGCCAAATAACTAA
- a CDS encoding pyridoxamine 5'-phosphate oxidase family protein, translating into MTVSTNSDRQVQQLQELIQDINSGMLTTVNDDGSLHSCPMYSINEIDAEGRLWFFTSANSHRVSEIEQNQQVNVSFSSCEQQRYVSISGTAQLLKDRQKMAELWKPELETWFSQGLDQPDLALLQVNIKQADYWDSSSSYHPQTIKFS; encoded by the coding sequence ATGACAGTTTCTACAAACAGCGATCGCCAAGTTCAACAACTGCAAGAATTAATCCAAGATATTAACTCTGGAATGTTGACCACAGTCAATGATGATGGTAGTCTGCACAGTTGTCCTATGTACTCAATCAATGAAATAGATGCAGAAGGGAGACTCTGGTTTTTTACCAGTGCTAACTCCCATAGGGTCAGTGAAATTGAACAGAATCAGCAGGTGAATGTGAGTTTTTCCTCTTGTGAACAGCAGCGTTACGTTTCCATTTCTGGTACAGCACAACTCCTCAAAGACCGTCAAAAAATGGCAGAATTATGGAAACCAGAATTAGAGACTTGGTTTTCTCAAGGCTTAGATCAGCCGGATTTAGCATTACTCCAAGTCAATATTAAACAAGCCGATTATTGGGATAGCAGTTCGAGTTATCATCCCCAAACCATAAAGTTTTCTTAA
- a CDS encoding tetratricopeptide repeat protein, producing MSYRTIGLTALTTLILAVGFIPANSFILQSTQVLAQTQNSQEVEADKFFKQGVEYLNNQKVAEARQSFEKALTLYQAAKKPQSESAMLLLLGITYGKETNYDTAINYYQRALKIVQQLPKRENEYAIIRLLGDTYQQAKNYPQAITYYQQALVLARKNKDTKNEKELLGNLGIGHILVKNYAAAIEVSQQGLALVKNLQDKPGAMFFLEKLGEAHYHLKQYDKSLEYVQQSLNIAREINDKETESRLTNILGILSYERDQNQKR from the coding sequence ATGTCTTATCGCACTATTGGCTTAACTGCACTTACTACACTGATATTAGCTGTTGGATTTATCCCTGCAAATTCTTTCATCTTGCAATCAACGCAGGTATTGGCACAAACTCAAAACAGTCAAGAAGTAGAAGCCGACAAATTTTTCAAACAAGGTGTGGAATATTTAAACAATCAAAAAGTTGCTGAAGCTAGACAGTCTTTTGAAAAAGCATTGACACTTTATCAAGCAGCAAAAAAGCCGCAAAGTGAATCTGCAATGCTGCTATTGTTGGGAATTACTTACGGTAAAGAAACTAACTATGATACCGCGATTAATTACTATCAACGCGCTTTAAAAATTGTCCAGCAATTGCCAAAACGAGAAAATGAATATGCCATTATCCGTTTATTAGGCGATACTTATCAACAAGCCAAAAACTATCCCCAAGCCATTACATATTATCAACAAGCCTTGGTGTTGGCTAGAAAAAATAAAGATACAAAAAATGAAAAAGAATTACTAGGTAATTTAGGAATTGGTCATATTTTAGTCAAAAATTATGCCGCAGCTATTGAAGTATCTCAGCAAGGTTTAGCACTAGTCAAAAATTTACAAGATAAACCAGGTGCAATGTTTTTTCTAGAAAAATTAGGTGAAGCTCACTATCACTTAAAACAATATGATAAATCTTTAGAATATGTCCAACAGAGTTTAAACATTGCCCGTGAGATCAATGATAAAGAAACAGAGTCGAGATTAACTAATATTCTTGGCATTCTTAGTTATGAAAGAGATCAAAACCAAAAACGTTAA